A stretch of DNA from Microcaecilia unicolor chromosome 10, aMicUni1.1, whole genome shotgun sequence:
gcgacccctccctgcccacccctactttcccccccctccgaaacttccctttcctctgtggcacttgtacccactccccctctcccccctgctccactcctgacccagccccctgccgcccccctcctgcatcccctccttctcccccccttgcccctccctgcctatcaccccctgccctatcccctcctccattaccccccctccccgtcccttcccccacatatcccactcgttatgggccgccctagggcagttccgatatgcatggcctaacccgccgcagaggttgcacctgatcgcggtgcagtcctctgtggcatgctgatccccgcatcttccacactttaccactgggcatgacatgctgaagtgcctaaacgaaccacatctgaagcactgccgcggctgccccttgtaaaagcacagtatcctgtcacgaccgataaaggcagccgaaggaatgtgctggaccacatggctctcctgtctcaatttgaccagggctccccaacctcctgcccaaaccctgcttggatccggtaactttgtaagtggggatctcagctccgcgtacctctgtagccagtaggctaaatctgccccagagatagactcatttctcacgagcagggtgatctgcaccaggtccggcttgctgactggaatggccctgaggtcccgccactccccctttcccctcaccccctcgtacctttcccagaatatttccatccccctctgggtcatgaagctcaagtcatattctgggatgttgatggggtgtatacacgcgtaaaagtcctcgggtataaaccccatccccatcaccagcctcaagacccgatccctggagggcattgccccctcccctatccatttgagctgtaccacatttcgccgcttaggcagctgtccaccccctgtccccgctccccccccaacccctccctgggccctcaaaaccacccgatctccccccctccctccttccccctccctggactactgccgcaaaggacttggaccccagcccccaccgccccccctccacacttgttccagcccttccctctgcctccccccccttctgtccctctgcccctcccctcatccctctcccttcctcaatatccaccgcccccctccccctcccgttgtcccccgtccccttccctctcagacaaacatccagcaacgtccatagtcagttctgcggcttgggctgcctccaactgattgtcctgcccatcaccacttcctggaacgtccctgctcttccctgccactgcaggctccagcctctgggctaatcgcctcctctcctctgtctcctggcgatactctggcacctgcccagtcaggtctgcagctggcgataccagactccctgctcgctctgcccccgaactccctccaacctccggcacaaggggcgaagcctccggaactccgccgctccccttggctcctcgctcccagccgtcctgctggcaggtctgctccaccacccgctgcacatctgttagacttgccatgtccacttctgtagtcaacgaaagtctctcaacaatcgggttacttcccccttgcttctggtgcagtccctcctgcgttctcccaatggctggcgcttcccgggggcatggcttgtctgttcctgattccgccacaggctggctgttagcaccccccgatttcacctcttgtaatggacagctggtcaaatgagctcccagctgctgcccgctcctattcctctctctccgacccctctcctgtaaaccgccagctactccatgctcagggaagacatcccctgctcccggacttcgtgggcggggcttctccagatgccatgctgcttcggtttccacttcagtcattgcagacccggccaaaaataccggagtctgcctctgctgacccttttccaacagggcctccttcacggcaactgtctctgctgtttgcacaactgcaggtaagccctctgagacttcgaccaccacctctgtagaaaacaggctgctacctgcgtctccctctgctgcctccattatctggagttttgaaaagttactgagttctgtcctcccctccacaggtaggatctctactccagcccccacctcagagccatgtcctgccgctgcctccttatcctctggctgctgggtaagtgctctagactgtgttgccaactgtctcatgtattttaaagtggggtcacctctgaacccagacaactcttttgagtctaatgctgctgaagacactgaagcttgctgcaactgtagtgttcctgaacccccagactgtggtattgaagccatcctttctcggttaacatagagctccctcaaaggattcacagagcccttttttaaacagttcaacaagtgttcttttttccccaacaactttgatatccgggcttcctctttaacatacatttgtctgtgctccgctggggcaaatttacacatagttcttgccattttcagacgttttcctagctccactacttctttttccaccagcttaattcgtcttacaatatttaccacactacttgctggatcatcagggtcatagctcacttcaaggaactcctcatctgacgatccactctcctcactctcactctcagctgcctccagcaaaggcttctggcaaacttccatcgcctcttccttctcccttccttggaagcgcccttctggggcctgtactatcttcctcccccctccactgtcttctcgcttaccttccgcaagctgggccatggagggggaaatgctctggtggcctccactgggctgcttctcccttcggtccactggactcctttcccttctcccggtagtcaaaccagggagagagccactcctttcggccttctggtcccaggccccaggaggccccatagcctgggactttcctgaggccttctccccagggaccctcctcatctttggggagggagctaggtctcactccctttccactggaagtcagcagagctctctaaaacacctccttcctcctcagcagactggatggaccgtacaggtctttatctgttgtcatttactatgttactatgtaacttgcgcatcaggatttatacctggtttcaacAGGCGTAAGTCCTCACGCCCACAGGAATtggtactacatgctgttttATAAAGGGTTCTTAGCCACGAGCATCCTTGATAGAATagctgggcaccatttactggatCTGGCCTTTAATATACAGTAAGTAACTTTTCTCTGTATAAACTGTATGGGAAGATAATGAGAACACCTCCAACAGTTAACACACAGATCTTTTGTAGTTATCACGCATTCAATTTTGTCAGTTAACATACGGTAGCTACAAaaccttaccacagcttagtaaacagactccTAAAAGTGCAATTTTGAATTGTTACAGGAATCGTATTGCTGCACAGTCACAACAATCCGTTTCAGCAGAGGTTCTGGGAACTGGAATGCTTTTAATTACTGAAACTACAAGACAAGATTTAACAAAccatttttattaatttcatcGAAGCAATTACAAATTTTCATATAACACTTTTAAAAATCGTGTGTATGATCATGTaaggttttaaaaaggtacaTTTTCAAAGTGTCTCTGCATTTAGACTCCAACTGGATCTGATAATTTAGCGTAACCTATGTCCACCACCAGGGAAGATTAGGCAGACAAACCATCTGcaataaatagaaaacaaaagctTTGGAGCGTTGCCAAGTTCCATATGTCTAgcaacaaataagaaaaaaaggtgacaaaaaaaatctacaaaagtTTAACCATTTGGTTGCATTCTACTAAGCACCAGGTCTTGGGGGCAAGATCGTTTTAGGGGAACAAAATAGTTATGCATACAGTTATCAGAGAGAAATGCACAGTGTGACATGACATTATATTGAGGCCCTGCTAAACTGGAATGACCAACCTTTTGGTAAATGAgttacagaccatagaagttgtAGTGTAATTTTTGAAAATTTGATGCAGGTTACATAATGTTTTGCCTTTATAAACACTGTTGCTCTGTATTATTTTTGCCGTCTAAAATCATACTTCATTATTTTAGTCATAAATATAGTTGATAGTTGTATTGGGTACAATATTAAAAAGATTACTGTTGAGGCAAAACAATCTTTCGGAATCACAAAGGTGCAAATGATCTAACATAAGAAAATAGTTAATCGAAATTTAATCTCTATGGAAATTGCATGTTTGTTGTACCATTACATTTGAAGgttcttcatttttacatttatacAGTTTACATTGTTTGCTTCCTTGCATAACCCATGCAAGATTAGAAGGGTCATGGTGTAAAGGAATCCAACTATGTACAAAGGGCTCAATTAGAAAGACAAAAATGTAAGAGGTTTCTCTCCAAAGAAAACATACATTTCGAATATCTAAACTGTATAAACCAACCAGATGACAAGCAAATATTTCAGCCTTAATGCTGATGTTGAACAACCCTTAATCTAATTTAAGATTACTACTTGCATATCAGAGATATAAAAATATCAGGTTTTGAATCTGAGCTATACAATATGTACATTAATATTTGCACTATTAAATTATACTTAATCTTGCGCTACTTTATAAATAAAACTTTTCAGTTTGATTCTGCAGCTAACATAATGCTCTGCAGTGTTGACATGAGCTATTGAATTTCAGAAGTCGAGTCTGCTGTATTTCCAACATAATCTGCCATATCAGCACTTTACACTATGTAAAGTTATAATGAACATACCCCATCaataaaataaatgacatttTAAACAGTTGATCTCCAAGCTGCGTTTGTTGTTAAAACAACTATTGCAAGGTTATTGGAGTTCTTGACTGTTTAGGTTGTATTCTTTGttcatatatattatttaaaagcAGACTTTTATAGTGTAATCAAAAGGAAAGATTGCAACAATGTCATATTAAGGTAAAATAAATCTGCAGTAGATATTTCATGCCCACATAACATGTAATGTAAACCCAGCAATCGCAGTAATCAGCAATGCTAGTTTCATAATATTAGGCCTTAATCAGTAAAGATCTTTTTCCACAAGCAGTACAATGGGGAAGTTTCTTGGCCCATAGACTCCAGCTGAGTTATTCTGTGCATTGGCTAAAGAAATTAAGCAACTTGCGAGTACAAAACAAAATGTGGTTTAGATTGTGAATGCAGAATTCAAATGCATGGTTTTTACATGCATCAAAAAACACCTCTTAAGAAAGAATACAGTTTTTGCCTTTGTGTCCTCTCTTTTTCTTAGGCTTCATTGTCCTTTGACCAAACTGAGAACTAGATAGTACAGATGTTGGACTAGACAACTCATCTGAAAAGCACTGATACCTTTGTGAACGTGGTTGTGGAATAGGTTGTCCAAGAAAATATCCTTCTTCTTCAGAATCAGAAGATGAGGATGAGCAAGTTGAACACCATGAGTCTGCATCCTCACCATACAATCCAAGAAATTTATCAGCAACTTGATTTTgcagtacataatttgaaggcgcATGGGTATACTGTCCAAAAAGGTCTGTGTTTTGTGTATATGTTTGGACTTCATGAgtagttttgttttgaaaaagttTGTGATAGTCTTCAGGTTTGTAGAGACGAGTTCTTTCCTTTGGAGAACCTCTTCGTTCTGTAACCAAATGAAGCGCGTTGTCAGATCGAGACTTCCTGCTTCTCTGGCGACGATGATGATGCCTTTGATTACGTTCTTCTAAATTGTAAACACGTCTACGAGTTCTTTCACTCATTGGTGGCTGACGAATTTCAATGTCATAATTTCCATTGTCAATAACATCATCCGAAAACTTGACTTGCTGAGGTCTTGACTGGGATTTGGATCTTCGAAGTACAGACACATGCACTGGCTTTTCTTCAGCTAATGCTTTTTCTTGACCCAACTCAGAATTTAAACTTTTTAAAGAGTCTGTACTTCTATGAAGCATAGAAGAGTTCAGAGTTCCCATGATGCTCATTTTCTCACAATCTTCTGCCTCCAAATTTTGGAAGTTTTGTAGCATGTACAAAGATGGTCTTTGTTTAGCTTCTCCATCTACAGAAgccccttaaaaacaaaaaaacaaataattatCAATGCAATCATACAACTTAATAAAGCAAATTCATTTGTAGATAGGATAGTTAAAAACAAAGCTCTGAAATTATCAAAAAATAGCATTTAATTATATAATAAATaacctgaattctatatagcgcgacttaagttgcatgcacaaatccggtcgtattctggaattgtgtgtgcaacttaattagttaacaagctaatcagcaccaataattgtccattaacaattactgacactaattggcattaattagaatttacaagcacttaactgtctaaacatattctgtaatgtgatgcgcttaattctaagtcacatagttgaaaagggagcttggtcatgggcatttcttaaatctatgtgcattgttatggaatacacctagtccaagcctaatttaggcatcagcacgtacagcaagttttacttggcataactgcccacgaCTCAATTTAGTCACACATAaaggcgctcagcgtattctataaactgcaaggaaatttaggcatattctataaagtacacctaaatttaggcttactttaaagaaaatatataggcatattttttcagtgccgattttttaggcatgatacatAGAACCTAATCCTTACTAACTATGAATTAGTTTATACAAAACATTTGTTCTCTAAAAATGACAAGCATAAGCAGCCTCAATTTTGTCACTGCCTGTTCAAAAACACCCCAGTTGTATTCAACTGTTAGCCAACTCTCTAGGGTCCAAATGCAGCATCTGGCACAAGCAAAatttgggagtcttttactaaggtgcggtagcatttttagctcgtgctaaaaatcagcCGGCACTAAACGctgaagacacccataggaatataacgagAGTCTCAGCGTTTagtaccagctgatttttagcatgagctaaaaacgctagcacaccttagactccctttgtttctcttttattgCACACTAAATAACACTATCCCAATGAAAGTCAACCCAAAGAAAATGCAAACAAATATTAGTTATCTAcctgtaatattagacaaagccAAAGAATCCATTGAATCTCCAACACTTTGTTCTTGCTGTTTTAAGTTATTGGATAAGCACTCCAGTGAACCTTCAAACCATGGAGTCTGCTCATGCTTATAACAGGAAGCCCCATCCTCAACATCTAATTCTTGGATTTTTCTGCTACTGGCAGGGCCTGGATGGCTACCGTAAGCTGAATCACCCAGTCCATCTTGCGACTGTGCCCAGTACATATCTGACTGATATTTTTTACTAGCCAAGCTCTGAGTGTGATTGTTCTTTTCCAGATCTGCTTTGCCTTTAACCATATTATCAGGCATCCAGTATTCATTAGCTCTATTGTCTCCAGTGGGCTGTCGAAATAGTCCTTTATCTCCAAATTTCAAGATAAGTTGAGTCATGTAGTCTTCATGTTCAGCCCATTCTTCATGATCTTCAGGAGTCTCCTGCTCTACTCTTCCTTTCCAGAAGTCATCACTGTCAAAATCTGCTCCTTGTCTTGACAAAGTTAGGTCATCTAGTTTACGAGACAAAGTATCATCAGCATTGCCAGAGAGACCAGGAAACTTGTAATTTAATGATGGTGACAGTAAAAGAGACTGTCTACACTGGTCAGCAGAACAACTACTTTTTCCCATTCGTACACTTCTTCTGGATTCTCTAGACCTTGCAGACTGAAAGGCTGAGTCAGAAGAATCTGAGGCATGAACATCTTCTCCCAAACTGCACGTTTTAGAACAGTAAATCTGTCCTTGTTTGGGAAGAAAAGGACATCCCAAAAGTGATGTTTTGCATTGCGCACAGGCAAAACAAGTTTCAGTGGCGTGCCAGTGCTGGCCATCGTAGGTCATCTGAGCATGATCGACacctttaaaggaaaaaaaaagtaatcagtTCTGGGCTCAAAGTTATTGTAACAGCCGAGGTATTTTTCCAAAACATTTTAGATAACAGATCTCATAGTACACAATCAAAACAGACAACAGaagaaaatatgttaaaaagccagCAGCAGTTAGTTGGGCTGATTGGATTGGAATATGAAAGTCCACCTTTACGAGCTCAATTTGCACTTAACAGGTTGAACTGATGATTAAACTGCTGCACAGGACATAATCCACTCCTATGTTTTACTCTCGATTTGACACTGGAGTGCCCCCTCTCTGTTGAGAGGGTATGGGGTAAGAGGACTTGCATGTATGTGTGGTGAAAATATAGGTTTGTGTTGTGTTTTTGGAGCTGGGTAGAGGGAAAGATTTCTGAGATGTTTCAGACTACAGTGATTATTACCCTCTTGCTTGGCCTTCtggataattggggggggggggttctgtggtgggCTATTGACATTGAAGACTAGTAGCTGATTTGCTCTTGGAAGCAAGGTTTACAATTGCTACTTTTTGAAATGGTCTTTCCTATAGAGCTCACTGGGTGAGTCAGGCTAAAATAATTTCTGAGAACTGAGTGAGTGGTTACAAGAACCAAAGTCCAAGGAGCTCAGTATGAGtgtattaggggtccttttccgACATCATATGCTACATCTGGGAGCTGAGGGTATGTATGTTTTGATATATATGCTCAAAGTTTTATGGGAGGGATATCTGGCTGCAAAATGGCTCTTCTTActttaccttggggggggggggggttctgtgctgTTCCTTGAATTTCCTTATGCATGTGTTCGTGTTTTTGTTTACCTACAGTTTCCTttaaataaaggatttttttaaaaaggcaacaaGAGAAAAGGTGGACTTTAAGGAAATAGTTGGGTAATAAAGAAGATCTTAGCGAGGAACAGATTTTACAGATTGAGAGCTGGGAGTGAAAAAATGCAGAAGTACCAGGGTGCAACTATGAATGGAACCTGTCTATGAAATCCTCATATTGAAAATAAAGATTTGGTACAGAAGTTATAGAGCCATGGAAAGAGAGGCTTGTGAGCAGAAAACAGACTTGTATTATGCATTTGATTACCAGAAACCAGTGTTGAAACTGGGAGAGTAAAATGCTATAACAGAATTTGGAAAATTGATAATTGAAGCAAGCAATAAAGAGAAAGCTTAACGTGGAGTGAGATGCAATAATCCACATTGGAGAATGCTTCTATATAAATCAATTACTTGGCTAGGTAAAAGTGAAAAAAAGGCTGGAGAGGAGTAGGAGCTGGGTGTATCAAGTTCTTGCGATGATAGTAATGGTGCCAGTATTGATGACAGAATACAAAGTTGCAGTGGGACAACAAAGGAAAGctaaagaaaatagaaaacaggAGTTGGGCTTTGTCAATAGCTAGCTTTATAGAATATGGTGGTCCTTCTGCTGCACATGATATTATTACAGTACCAACATATTTTATGGCTTTCCTTTTTCAAAAATTGTAAGAGTTTATGGATCAATAGCCCCATTTGCCATCTCCCAACTGCTCCCTTCCCCATCCATCCTCACTATCAGACTTGTCGCCATGCTATTCCCAGATCAGCCCCTTCTCCTACCTGCCCTTCACTTTAAAATCATTTGCAGAGCAACAGGATTGTCTCTTCACTGCCACCACTCTGCCTATCTTTGATTGAGTCTGGCTGCTAGACCCACATGCTCCTTTCAAAGTCAGCAACTATTTCCTGTTTCCTAAGGACCACTGTTCTAGCACATTTGCTGAGTTTTCATGGGTACAGTTGGTACAATTTGAGTTCTCAGAGTTGATGCTGGTATGGTAAAGTAAGCTTCTGAGGGTATTCAAGGTTTTTTGTTACTTCGAACAGTATCTGTGACTGGACGAGTAGAGTTTATGTTGCTGTCACTGAtatgacaccagaatttgaatagaattttttatatatgttgaattgTAAAGTGAAACAACTTCTACTCTGCACCTGTTGGAAATTTCTCCAGGAAGAGcccttctcctcccccacttCCCACCAGAAGCATATCCACCCATAAAATCAGAGTAACAATAGTGTAAGTAAGGGGCAATTACTTTTTATAGACTCCAGGCTACCTCCCCGTGGGCAGCTGAGAAGGGCTGCCAGGCTCGGTGCCATGTCTGACCCATTTCTGATTTGGGGGTCATTTCCAGTGAATGAAGGAATATAAAGTGCATACACCCAGGTATCTCAAAGTGTCCTTTTCTCCTTGTAGGGGCATCAGCAGCTACATTGATGCAGGAACTTCTCTACTGTGGCATGTCCTTGTGTAagtaggaagttacgtcagaaggGGGGTGGGCAGCAGCAGAGAGGTTCTGACGTCAGCAGCAGATGGCCAATGTAGCTGTAGGTGCCCCTGCACAGAGAAGGACACTTTGAGCTGGTACCTGGAAGGTGGGGGATTCGGAGATGGGAGATGCCAAAGcacaggagggggagagagaggaggcatCCTGGACCTGGGGACGGAGCGGAGAGAGGGATGTTAGGAATGtgggagggaagtactgggccCCCCAatgctctgggccctcaggcactgcccaccCCTGGCTGACTGTGTGTGTATAGGTAGGAAGTGAGAGATATACGCTAGGTGTGGCAGGGAGGGTGAAGAGAAAGGAATGCTGGCTAGGAGGTATGAAcgtggggagggaaggacagagagaAAGGCATGTTGGCTTGGGGGTGTGAGAGTGGGGCAGACAGGATCATGCTagctgtgatggggggggggggggaagaaaaatttGGCTTGGTGCACCATGTGGATCAAGCAAACTTGAAAGTGCGCCCTGAAATGAGAAGGGTTGAGAAGAATGGATGTTGAGGTTATGGCAGCTTTTATTCGCTTTGGGATACATTTGAATATATAGTTTGACCTCGAATGCCTAAATATTTGCACACAAATATACACAACCCAATTATGAgcaaggggaaaattctataaatggtgcctaaaataatcagcacaaaaaaaaaagcccgtagcagtattttataaaccatgcctaatgtaaggcatggtttatagaatagcacttaagcccggggattgtgcctacatttaggtgtggccatttgcaccaatggtgtaaatggttgcacctatatttaggcatggaaCTCCCATTTTCTATAGTTAAACTAAAAGTCACACCCCTAATATGTGCATGGCCCTCCCATTTAAGCGCCCCTTTTTCTGACTCATGAATCTAATTAGTGATGATTTCTTGTTAAAAAATTAATGGAGCTAATTAGCCTCTTATTCAATTAAATGTGTGCAAAAATTGGGAACGTGCCAAAATTTGTGCGTGTATGTTTTAAGCGTtttcttctttatagaattagggggaagatGTCTACATGTGATTCTGGTAAGAGTCACAAAAGCTGTAATCTGATGTTATTTCTCTCTGTCAGTTTTCAATCGATGAGGAACTTTCAAAatcactaagctgcggtaaagggggccctgtgctagtggtggcggccatttttgctacatactgaggccctttttactgcagtgggtaaaaagcccgaaaaaaagaaatggccatgtggtaagtttgcacttaccatgcagccatttcagggggggggggggggagcacttgccaccacccactgaggtggaggtaagggctcaagAACTAACCTGGttgtaaccaggcagcgtgcagtGCTGCCCGATCACCGCACTGTGGTAATATTTGTCTGGAATTTCTGGTAGCACCGGAAATGCTGCATGCTGGGGGCAGAACAACCGCTGGAGGCTGTATTAGGCCTGTGGTAGTTCTGATTTGCCGTGTGGCAAGCCCATTACCACACGGCAACCTTTTagttttaataaaagggcccctaagcttttCTCAGGCATTAATGAATGACCACAGCA
This window harbors:
- the PRICKLE1 gene encoding prickle-like protein 1 — translated: MPLEMEPKINKLTFGCQRSSTSDDDSGCALEEYTWVPPGLRPEQVQLYFACLPEDKIPYINSIGEKHRIKQLLYQLPPHDNEVRYCQSLSEEEKKELQMFSAQRKKEALGRGTIKLLSRAVMHAVCEQCGDKLNGGEIAVFASRAGPGVCWHPSCFTCSACSELLVDLIYFYQDGKIHCGRHHAEILKPRCSACDEIIFADECTEAEGRHWHMKHFCCFECETVLGGQRYILKDGRPFCCGCFDSLYAEYCETCGEHIGVDHAQMTYDGQHWHATETCFACAQCKTSLLGCPFLPKQGQIYCSKTCSLGEDVHASDSSDSAFQSARSRESRRSVRMGKSSCSADQCRQSLLLSPSLNYKFPGLSGNADDTLSRKLDDLTLSRQGADFDSDDFWKGRVEQETPEDHEEWAEHEDYMTQLILKFGDKGLFRQPTGDNRANEYWMPDNMVKGKADLEKNNHTQSLASKKYQSDMYWAQSQDGLGDSAYGSHPGPASSRKIQELDVEDGASCYKHEQTPWFEGSLECLSNNLKQQEQSVGDSMDSLALSNITGASVDGEAKQRPSLYMLQNFQNLEAEDCEKMSIMGTLNSSMLHRSTDSLKSLNSELGQEKALAEEKPVHVSVLRRSKSQSRPQQVKFSDDVIDNGNYDIEIRQPPMSERTRRRVYNLEERNQRHHHRRQRSRKSRSDNALHLVTERRGSPKERTRLYKPEDYHKLFQNKTTHEVQTYTQNTDLFGQYTHAPSNYVLQNQVADKFLGLYGEDADSWCSTCSSSSSDSEEEGYFLGQPIPQPRSQRYQCFSDELSSPTSVLSSSQFGQRTMKPKKKRGHKGKNCILS